One segment of Cololabis saira isolate AMF1-May2022 chromosome 9, fColSai1.1, whole genome shotgun sequence DNA contains the following:
- the LOC133451334 gene encoding GTPase IMAP family member 8-like isoform X2, translated as MAAAAEPGGRPVKRCRSLELLPPDMSELRVVLLGSSRSQRNSVENFILEQSVFNTEPLSWTRTSSQFRNKRVTVINTPDLLSPTEDKLNEFLKHCAGVSDPGPHVFVLVLKPEDFNEEHKETLCRILETYNNQSFDQCLILIKPREESSGLRESHMENPTLKEMIRKCRYRHLKMRDIDRSELLTRLGQVVKENNGEHVTYGVFEETTSPGGGMLNPMSLLRKNSPSEPNKQTSTTEEQQMKPVLNLVLFGRQGAGKTSAAKAILGRRDLRSVSNSPECVQNRGKVFGRQVSLVELPALGGKPPEEVMEESFKCVSLCEPEGVHAFVLVLPVGPLTDEDKRELQTIQNTFSSRVNDFTMILFTVESDPTHPDVVNFVEKSKDIQELRHSCGGRSLIFNIKSNQQVPELLDAVEKINQLKNSYSAETFTKAQIERVVQEERENTALRAEVKKLKEAQMYDEEQQISDFLRIVLIGKTGCGKSSTGNTILGRKAFKAELKQTSVTKRCQREDGEVDGRAVALVDTPGLFDSTLSHDEVTEEMLKCISLVSPGPHVFLVVMQIGRLTPEEKETLKLLREAFGKNAEQFTIILFTNGDALEREEKSIEDYIREGNDSFQKLIDDCGGRFHVFNNYDKNNRQQVRDLIRNIDEMLKRNKGNCYTNETLQEAEAAIKKEMERILQEKVEEIQREKEELTRKHEEEMQEIKRKMEEEREKLQQETELKLKEMKENIKKELEEKKREQKEREEERRKRERSDEEHRQSLKRQLEKLDKQIQSEKEEKKGVSRELEQTREKSRKDKEDFEKERKEWWEKQKKEDEERQQKEQKRLEELEEKYKKEKEMYQKKMEENFIHEKVWNAAAQMAAGAGAAAAGVGLVAAAAGGAAVVGGAAAAAGGAVVAASAAVRGVVAASARGAKSVKAVERRQALKTKSK; from the exons ATGGCGGCGGCAGCTGAACCAG GAGGACGTCCTGTGAAACGCTGCCGCAGCCTCGAGTTATTGCCTCCAGACA TGTCTGAGCTGAGGGTTGTTCTGCTGGGGAGCAGCCGGAGTCAGAGGAACTCAGTGGAGAACTTCATACTGGAACAGAGCGTCTTCAACACAGAACCTCTCAGCTGGACCAGAACCTCCAGCCAGTTTAGAAACAAACGTGTAACAGTCATCAACACTCCAGACCTGTTGAGTCCTACAGAGGACAAACTGAACGAGTTTCTGAAACACTGTGCAGGAGTCTCTGATCCTGGACCTCATGTGTTCGTGTTGGTCCTAAAACCTGAAGACTTCAATGAGGAACACAAAGAGACGCTCTGCAGAATCCTTGAAACTTACAACAATCAGTCATTTGATCAATGCCTGATACTGATTAAACCCAGAGAGGAGAGCTCAGGCTTGAGGGAAAGCCACATGGAAAATCCAACATTGAAAGAGATGATCAGAAAATGCAGATACCGACACCTGAAGATGAGGGACATCGACCGTTCAGAGCTGCTAACACGTTTGGGTCAAGTTGTAAAAGAGAACAACGGCGAACATGTGACCTATGGAGTATTTGAAGAAACAACTTCACCAG GTGGAGGAATGTTGAATCCAATGTCACTACTTCGGAAAAACTCTCCATCTGAAC caaacaaacaaacctccACGACTGAAGAGCAACAAATGAAACCAGTTTTAAACCTGGTTCTGTTTGGGAGACAAGGAGCAGGGAAAACCTCGGCAGCCAAGGCCATTTTAGGTCGGAGAGACCTTCGTTCAGTCTCCAACTCACCAGAGTGTGTCCAGAATCGAGGAAAGGTGTTTGGACGTCAGGTTTCGCTGGTGGAGCTGCCTGCCTTGGGTGGAAAACCTCCAGAGGAAGTGATGGAGGAATCATTCAAGTGTGTCTCCCTCTGTGAACCTGAGGGCGTCCACGCCTTCGTCCTGGTCCTACCTGTGGGTCCACTCACCGATGAGGACAAGAGGGAGCTGCAGACCATCCAGAACACCTTCAGCTCTCGAGTCAATGACTTCACCATGATTCTGTTCACCGTGGAGTCAGATCCCACCCATCCAGATGTTGTTAACTTTGTAGAAAAGAGCAAAGACATCCAGGAGCTCCGTCACAGCTGTGGAGGGAGATCTCTCATCTTCAACATTAAGAGTAATCAGCAGGTCCCAGAGCTGCTGGATGCTGTTGAAAAGATAAACCAACTCAAAAACAGTTACTCAGCAGAAACATTCACGAAGGCCCAAATAGAAAGAGTCGTacaagaagagagagaaaacacTGCACTGAGAGCTGAAGTAAAGAAGCTGAAAGAAGCACAGATGT ATGATGAAGAGCAGCAGATCTCAGACTTTCTCAGGATCGTTCTGATTGGGAAGACCGGCTGTGGAAAAAGCTCCACAGGAAACACCATTTTAGGAAGAAAAGCGTTTAAAGCTGAATTAAAGCAAACTTCAGTCACCAAACGCTGTCAGAGAGAAGATGGTGAAGTGGACGGTCGTGCTGTTGCTCTGGTCGACACTCCGGGTCTGTTTGACTCGACTCTGTCTCATGACGAGGTCACCGAGGAAATGCTGAAGTGCATCAGTCTTGTGTCTCCAGGACCCCACGTCTTCCTGGTGGTGATGCAGATCGGCAGATTAACCCCCGAGGAGAAGGAGACACTCAAACTCCTCAGGGAAGCTTTTGGGAAGAATGCAGAACAGTTCACCATCATCCTTTTTACAAATGGTGACGCATTAGAACGTGAAGAAAAATCCATTGAAGATTACATCAGAGAGGGCAATGACTCGTTTCAGAAGCTGATCGATGACTGTGGAGGAAGGTTCCACGTGTTCAATAACTACGATAAAAACAATCGTCAACAGGTCAGAGATCTGATAAGAAACATTGATGAAATGTTGAAGAGAAACAAAGGCAACTGCTACACCAATGAAACACTGCAAGAAGCTGAAGCAGCGATAAAGAAGGAGATGGAGAGAATCCTGCAGGAAAAGGTGGAAGAAATAcagagagaaaaggaggaactCACACGAAAACATGAAGAAGAAATGCaggaaattaaaagaaaaatggaagaagagagagaaaaactaCAACAGGAAACTGAGCTGAAACTCAAAGAAATGaaggaaaatataaagaaagagcttgaagagaaaaagagggaacagaaagagagggaagaggagaggaggaaaagggAACGTAGTGACGAAGAACATCGCCAGAGTTTGAAAAGACAGCTTGAAAAATTGGACAAACAAATTCAgtcagaaaaagaggaaaagaaaggcgTTAGCAGAGAGTTGGAACAGACCCGAGAAAAGAGTAGAAAGGATAAGGAGGATTTTGAGAAAGAACGTAAAGAATGGtgggaaaaacaaaagaaagaagatgAAGAGAGACAACAGAAGGAGCAGAAACGACTGGAAGAACTCGAGGAAAAAtacaagaaggaaaaagaaatgtatcaaaagaaAATGGAGGAAAACTTCATACACGAAAAG GTGTGGAACGCTGCAGCACAAATggcagcaggagcaggagcagcagcagcaggagtgggattagtagcagcagcagcaggaggagcagcagtagtaggaggagcagcagcagcagcaggaggagcagtagtagcagcatcagcagcagtaaGAGGAGTAGTAGCAGCATCAGCAAGAGGAGCAAAATCAGTGAAAGCAGTTGAGCGACGTCAGGCATTAAAAACTAAGTCAAAGTAA
- the LOC133451334 gene encoding GTPase IMAP family member 8-like isoform X3: MAAAAEPVSELRVVLLGSSRSQRNSVENFILEQSVFNTEPLSWTRTSSQFRNKRVTVINTPDLLSPTEDKLNEFLKHCAGVSDPGPHVFVLVLKPEDFNEEHKETLCRILETYNNQSFDQCLILIKPREESSGLRESHMENPTLKEMIRKCRYRHLKMRDIDRSELLTRLGQVVKENNGEHVTYGVFEETTSPGEDSGQNTWTDQLEGVGGGMLNPMSLLRKNSPSEPNKQTSTTEEQQMKPVLNLVLFGRQGAGKTSAAKAILGRRDLRSVSNSPECVQNRGKVFGRQVSLVELPALGGKPPEEVMEESFKCVSLCEPEGVHAFVLVLPVGPLTDEDKRELQTIQNTFSSRVNDFTMILFTVESDPTHPDVVNFVEKSKDIQELRHSCGGRSLIFNIKSNQQVPELLDAVEKINQLKNSYSAETFTKAQIERVVQEERENTALRAEVKKLKEAQMYDEEQQISDFLRIVLIGKTGCGKSSTGNTILGRKAFKAELKQTSVTKRCQREDGEVDGRAVALVDTPGLFDSTLSHDEVTEEMLKCISLVSPGPHVFLVVMQIGRLTPEEKETLKLLREAFGKNAEQFTIILFTNGDALEREEKSIEDYIREGNDSFQKLIDDCGGRFHVFNNYDKNNRQQVRDLIRNIDEMLKRNKGNCYTNETLQEAEAAIKKEMERILQEKVEEIQREKEELTRKHEEEMQEIKRKMEEEREKLQQETELKLKEMKENIKKELEEKKREQKEREEERRKRERSDEEHRQSLKRQLEKLDKQIQSEKEEKKGVSRELEQTREKSRKDKEDFEKERKEWWEKQKKEDEERQQKEQKRLEELEEKYKKEKEMYQKKMEENFIHEKVWNAAAQMAAGAGAAAAGVGLVAAAAGGAAVVGGAAAAAGGAVVAASAAVRGVVAASARGAKSVKAVERRQALKTKSK; this comes from the exons ATGGCGGCGGCAGCTGAACCAG TGTCTGAGCTGAGGGTTGTTCTGCTGGGGAGCAGCCGGAGTCAGAGGAACTCAGTGGAGAACTTCATACTGGAACAGAGCGTCTTCAACACAGAACCTCTCAGCTGGACCAGAACCTCCAGCCAGTTTAGAAACAAACGTGTAACAGTCATCAACACTCCAGACCTGTTGAGTCCTACAGAGGACAAACTGAACGAGTTTCTGAAACACTGTGCAGGAGTCTCTGATCCTGGACCTCATGTGTTCGTGTTGGTCCTAAAACCTGAAGACTTCAATGAGGAACACAAAGAGACGCTCTGCAGAATCCTTGAAACTTACAACAATCAGTCATTTGATCAATGCCTGATACTGATTAAACCCAGAGAGGAGAGCTCAGGCTTGAGGGAAAGCCACATGGAAAATCCAACATTGAAAGAGATGATCAGAAAATGCAGATACCGACACCTGAAGATGAGGGACATCGACCGTTCAGAGCTGCTAACACGTTTGGGTCAAGTTGTAAAAGAGAACAACGGCGAACATGTGACCTATGGAGTATTTGAAGAAACAACTTCACCAGGTGAGGACTCGGGACAAAACACCTGGACAGATCAACTCGAAGGTGTTG GTGGAGGAATGTTGAATCCAATGTCACTACTTCGGAAAAACTCTCCATCTGAAC caaacaaacaaacctccACGACTGAAGAGCAACAAATGAAACCAGTTTTAAACCTGGTTCTGTTTGGGAGACAAGGAGCAGGGAAAACCTCGGCAGCCAAGGCCATTTTAGGTCGGAGAGACCTTCGTTCAGTCTCCAACTCACCAGAGTGTGTCCAGAATCGAGGAAAGGTGTTTGGACGTCAGGTTTCGCTGGTGGAGCTGCCTGCCTTGGGTGGAAAACCTCCAGAGGAAGTGATGGAGGAATCATTCAAGTGTGTCTCCCTCTGTGAACCTGAGGGCGTCCACGCCTTCGTCCTGGTCCTACCTGTGGGTCCACTCACCGATGAGGACAAGAGGGAGCTGCAGACCATCCAGAACACCTTCAGCTCTCGAGTCAATGACTTCACCATGATTCTGTTCACCGTGGAGTCAGATCCCACCCATCCAGATGTTGTTAACTTTGTAGAAAAGAGCAAAGACATCCAGGAGCTCCGTCACAGCTGTGGAGGGAGATCTCTCATCTTCAACATTAAGAGTAATCAGCAGGTCCCAGAGCTGCTGGATGCTGTTGAAAAGATAAACCAACTCAAAAACAGTTACTCAGCAGAAACATTCACGAAGGCCCAAATAGAAAGAGTCGTacaagaagagagagaaaacacTGCACTGAGAGCTGAAGTAAAGAAGCTGAAAGAAGCACAGATGT ATGATGAAGAGCAGCAGATCTCAGACTTTCTCAGGATCGTTCTGATTGGGAAGACCGGCTGTGGAAAAAGCTCCACAGGAAACACCATTTTAGGAAGAAAAGCGTTTAAAGCTGAATTAAAGCAAACTTCAGTCACCAAACGCTGTCAGAGAGAAGATGGTGAAGTGGACGGTCGTGCTGTTGCTCTGGTCGACACTCCGGGTCTGTTTGACTCGACTCTGTCTCATGACGAGGTCACCGAGGAAATGCTGAAGTGCATCAGTCTTGTGTCTCCAGGACCCCACGTCTTCCTGGTGGTGATGCAGATCGGCAGATTAACCCCCGAGGAGAAGGAGACACTCAAACTCCTCAGGGAAGCTTTTGGGAAGAATGCAGAACAGTTCACCATCATCCTTTTTACAAATGGTGACGCATTAGAACGTGAAGAAAAATCCATTGAAGATTACATCAGAGAGGGCAATGACTCGTTTCAGAAGCTGATCGATGACTGTGGAGGAAGGTTCCACGTGTTCAATAACTACGATAAAAACAATCGTCAACAGGTCAGAGATCTGATAAGAAACATTGATGAAATGTTGAAGAGAAACAAAGGCAACTGCTACACCAATGAAACACTGCAAGAAGCTGAAGCAGCGATAAAGAAGGAGATGGAGAGAATCCTGCAGGAAAAGGTGGAAGAAATAcagagagaaaaggaggaactCACACGAAAACATGAAGAAGAAATGCaggaaattaaaagaaaaatggaagaagagagagaaaaactaCAACAGGAAACTGAGCTGAAACTCAAAGAAATGaaggaaaatataaagaaagagcttgaagagaaaaagagggaacagaaagagagggaagaggagaggaggaaaagggAACGTAGTGACGAAGAACATCGCCAGAGTTTGAAAAGACAGCTTGAAAAATTGGACAAACAAATTCAgtcagaaaaagaggaaaagaaaggcgTTAGCAGAGAGTTGGAACAGACCCGAGAAAAGAGTAGAAAGGATAAGGAGGATTTTGAGAAAGAACGTAAAGAATGGtgggaaaaacaaaagaaagaagatgAAGAGAGACAACAGAAGGAGCAGAAACGACTGGAAGAACTCGAGGAAAAAtacaagaaggaaaaagaaatgtatcaaaagaaAATGGAGGAAAACTTCATACACGAAAAG GTGTGGAACGCTGCAGCACAAATggcagcaggagcaggagcagcagcagcaggagtgggattagtagcagcagcagcaggaggagcagcagtagtaggaggagcagcagcagcagcaggaggagcagtagtagcagcatcagcagcagtaaGAGGAGTAGTAGCAGCATCAGCAAGAGGAGCAAAATCAGTGAAAGCAGTTGAGCGACGTCAGGCATTAAAAACTAAGTCAAAGTAA
- the LOC133451334 gene encoding GTPase IMAP family member 8-like isoform X1 codes for MAAAAEPGGRPVKRCRSLELLPPDMSELRVVLLGSSRSQRNSVENFILEQSVFNTEPLSWTRTSSQFRNKRVTVINTPDLLSPTEDKLNEFLKHCAGVSDPGPHVFVLVLKPEDFNEEHKETLCRILETYNNQSFDQCLILIKPREESSGLRESHMENPTLKEMIRKCRYRHLKMRDIDRSELLTRLGQVVKENNGEHVTYGVFEETTSPGEDSGQNTWTDQLEGVGGGMLNPMSLLRKNSPSEPNKQTSTTEEQQMKPVLNLVLFGRQGAGKTSAAKAILGRRDLRSVSNSPECVQNRGKVFGRQVSLVELPALGGKPPEEVMEESFKCVSLCEPEGVHAFVLVLPVGPLTDEDKRELQTIQNTFSSRVNDFTMILFTVESDPTHPDVVNFVEKSKDIQELRHSCGGRSLIFNIKSNQQVPELLDAVEKINQLKNSYSAETFTKAQIERVVQEERENTALRAEVKKLKEAQMYDEEQQISDFLRIVLIGKTGCGKSSTGNTILGRKAFKAELKQTSVTKRCQREDGEVDGRAVALVDTPGLFDSTLSHDEVTEEMLKCISLVSPGPHVFLVVMQIGRLTPEEKETLKLLREAFGKNAEQFTIILFTNGDALEREEKSIEDYIREGNDSFQKLIDDCGGRFHVFNNYDKNNRQQVRDLIRNIDEMLKRNKGNCYTNETLQEAEAAIKKEMERILQEKVEEIQREKEELTRKHEEEMQEIKRKMEEEREKLQQETELKLKEMKENIKKELEEKKREQKEREEERRKRERSDEEHRQSLKRQLEKLDKQIQSEKEEKKGVSRELEQTREKSRKDKEDFEKERKEWWEKQKKEDEERQQKEQKRLEELEEKYKKEKEMYQKKMEENFIHEKVWNAAAQMAAGAGAAAAGVGLVAAAAGGAAVVGGAAAAAGGAVVAASAAVRGVVAASARGAKSVKAVERRQALKTKSK; via the exons ATGGCGGCGGCAGCTGAACCAG GAGGACGTCCTGTGAAACGCTGCCGCAGCCTCGAGTTATTGCCTCCAGACA TGTCTGAGCTGAGGGTTGTTCTGCTGGGGAGCAGCCGGAGTCAGAGGAACTCAGTGGAGAACTTCATACTGGAACAGAGCGTCTTCAACACAGAACCTCTCAGCTGGACCAGAACCTCCAGCCAGTTTAGAAACAAACGTGTAACAGTCATCAACACTCCAGACCTGTTGAGTCCTACAGAGGACAAACTGAACGAGTTTCTGAAACACTGTGCAGGAGTCTCTGATCCTGGACCTCATGTGTTCGTGTTGGTCCTAAAACCTGAAGACTTCAATGAGGAACACAAAGAGACGCTCTGCAGAATCCTTGAAACTTACAACAATCAGTCATTTGATCAATGCCTGATACTGATTAAACCCAGAGAGGAGAGCTCAGGCTTGAGGGAAAGCCACATGGAAAATCCAACATTGAAAGAGATGATCAGAAAATGCAGATACCGACACCTGAAGATGAGGGACATCGACCGTTCAGAGCTGCTAACACGTTTGGGTCAAGTTGTAAAAGAGAACAACGGCGAACATGTGACCTATGGAGTATTTGAAGAAACAACTTCACCAGGTGAGGACTCGGGACAAAACACCTGGACAGATCAACTCGAAGGTGTTG GTGGAGGAATGTTGAATCCAATGTCACTACTTCGGAAAAACTCTCCATCTGAAC caaacaaacaaacctccACGACTGAAGAGCAACAAATGAAACCAGTTTTAAACCTGGTTCTGTTTGGGAGACAAGGAGCAGGGAAAACCTCGGCAGCCAAGGCCATTTTAGGTCGGAGAGACCTTCGTTCAGTCTCCAACTCACCAGAGTGTGTCCAGAATCGAGGAAAGGTGTTTGGACGTCAGGTTTCGCTGGTGGAGCTGCCTGCCTTGGGTGGAAAACCTCCAGAGGAAGTGATGGAGGAATCATTCAAGTGTGTCTCCCTCTGTGAACCTGAGGGCGTCCACGCCTTCGTCCTGGTCCTACCTGTGGGTCCACTCACCGATGAGGACAAGAGGGAGCTGCAGACCATCCAGAACACCTTCAGCTCTCGAGTCAATGACTTCACCATGATTCTGTTCACCGTGGAGTCAGATCCCACCCATCCAGATGTTGTTAACTTTGTAGAAAAGAGCAAAGACATCCAGGAGCTCCGTCACAGCTGTGGAGGGAGATCTCTCATCTTCAACATTAAGAGTAATCAGCAGGTCCCAGAGCTGCTGGATGCTGTTGAAAAGATAAACCAACTCAAAAACAGTTACTCAGCAGAAACATTCACGAAGGCCCAAATAGAAAGAGTCGTacaagaagagagagaaaacacTGCACTGAGAGCTGAAGTAAAGAAGCTGAAAGAAGCACAGATGT ATGATGAAGAGCAGCAGATCTCAGACTTTCTCAGGATCGTTCTGATTGGGAAGACCGGCTGTGGAAAAAGCTCCACAGGAAACACCATTTTAGGAAGAAAAGCGTTTAAAGCTGAATTAAAGCAAACTTCAGTCACCAAACGCTGTCAGAGAGAAGATGGTGAAGTGGACGGTCGTGCTGTTGCTCTGGTCGACACTCCGGGTCTGTTTGACTCGACTCTGTCTCATGACGAGGTCACCGAGGAAATGCTGAAGTGCATCAGTCTTGTGTCTCCAGGACCCCACGTCTTCCTGGTGGTGATGCAGATCGGCAGATTAACCCCCGAGGAGAAGGAGACACTCAAACTCCTCAGGGAAGCTTTTGGGAAGAATGCAGAACAGTTCACCATCATCCTTTTTACAAATGGTGACGCATTAGAACGTGAAGAAAAATCCATTGAAGATTACATCAGAGAGGGCAATGACTCGTTTCAGAAGCTGATCGATGACTGTGGAGGAAGGTTCCACGTGTTCAATAACTACGATAAAAACAATCGTCAACAGGTCAGAGATCTGATAAGAAACATTGATGAAATGTTGAAGAGAAACAAAGGCAACTGCTACACCAATGAAACACTGCAAGAAGCTGAAGCAGCGATAAAGAAGGAGATGGAGAGAATCCTGCAGGAAAAGGTGGAAGAAATAcagagagaaaaggaggaactCACACGAAAACATGAAGAAGAAATGCaggaaattaaaagaaaaatggaagaagagagagaaaaactaCAACAGGAAACTGAGCTGAAACTCAAAGAAATGaaggaaaatataaagaaagagcttgaagagaaaaagagggaacagaaagagagggaagaggagaggaggaaaagggAACGTAGTGACGAAGAACATCGCCAGAGTTTGAAAAGACAGCTTGAAAAATTGGACAAACAAATTCAgtcagaaaaagaggaaaagaaaggcgTTAGCAGAGAGTTGGAACAGACCCGAGAAAAGAGTAGAAAGGATAAGGAGGATTTTGAGAAAGAACGTAAAGAATGGtgggaaaaacaaaagaaagaagatgAAGAGAGACAACAGAAGGAGCAGAAACGACTGGAAGAACTCGAGGAAAAAtacaagaaggaaaaagaaatgtatcaaaagaaAATGGAGGAAAACTTCATACACGAAAAG GTGTGGAACGCTGCAGCACAAATggcagcaggagcaggagcagcagcagcaggagtgggattagtagcagcagcagcaggaggagcagcagtagtaggaggagcagcagcagcagcaggaggagcagtagtagcagcatcagcagcagtaaGAGGAGTAGTAGCAGCATCAGCAAGAGGAGCAAAATCAGTGAAAGCAGTTGAGCGACGTCAGGCATTAAAAACTAAGTCAAAGTAA